CTAAAAAATGGAGGAAAAAAATGATTAATATAAGAAGGGCAATTTTAAGTGTTTCTGATAAAAGAGGGATTGTTGAACTTGCAAATTTTTTAAAGAAATTTAATGTTGAAATTTTATCAACAGGAGGAACTGCAAAAATTTTGAGAGAAAACGGGATTGAAGTAAAAGATGTTAGTGAGTTCACTTCTTTTCCTGAAATACTTGAGGGAAGAGTTAAGACACTTCATCCAAAAATTTATGGAGGAATTTTATCAATAAGAGACAATGAAAAACACCAAAAACAAATGGAAGAAAATAATTTAGTCCCAATTGACCTTATTGTTTGTAATTTATATCCATTTGAAGAAACACTTAAAAAAGGGGCAACAGATGAAGAAATTATTGAAAACATTGATATTGGTGGACCAACAATGATAAGAGCAGGTGCGAAAAATTATAAATATGTTGTTGTTGTGATAAAACCAGAAATGTATAAAGAACTTATGGCTGAAATGGGAAAAAACAATGGAAAAGTAAGTGAGGATTTTTCTTTTAGATGTGCAGGTTATGTTTTTAATTTTACTTCAAGATATGATTACATAATTTCTTCATATTTCAAAAGCAAAATTGAAAAAAAGGAGTTTGAAGATGAAATTGATATAAGATTGGTAAAAGTAAGTGATTTAAGATATGGAGAAAACCCACATCAAGTTGCTGCCTGGTATAGATTTTCTGATAAGGAATTTGAAAGAAAACAACTTCAAGGTAAGGAATTATCTTTCAATAATCTTCTTGATATGGAATCAACATACCTTCTTGTAAATCAATTTAAAGAAAATGCCTGTGTAATTACAAAGCATACAAACCCATGTGGAGTTGCAATAGGAGAAAATTTAGTAGAAGCATACGAAAAAGCATTACAGACAGACCCTTTAAGTGCTTTTGGTGGAATAATTGGATTTAATAGGAAAGTTGGAATAGATGTTGCAAAAATAATAATTAAACAGTTTTATGAAGTAATTATTGCTCCTGACTATGAGGAAGAAGCACTTGAAATTTTTAAGAAGAAAGAAAATATGAGAATTATAAAATCACCTCAAATACCTACCTATAAATATGATTTCAGAAGTTTAAATGACGGATTTTTAATCCAGACACCTGATTTAATTGACATGGAGAAATTTGAAGTCGTTACTGAAAAAAAACCAACTGATGAAGAAATAGAAGCACTTAAATTTTCATGGGTAGTTTGTAAATTTGTAAAATCAAATGCCATAGTAATTGGAACAAAAGGGCAAACATTAGGAATTGGAGCAGGACAGATGTCAAGATTTGATTCTGCAAGAGTTGCAGTAATGAAAATGAAAGACAATTTTAAAGAAAAAGTAAATTTAGTTGTTATGGCATCTGATGCTTTTTTCCCATTTCCTGATAGTGTTGAATATGTAGTAAAAGAAGGTAGAGTTACTGCAATAATTCAGCCAGGTGGTTCATTAAAAGACAAAGAGGTAATTGATGTGTGTAATAAATTAGGTGTTTCAATGATTTTAACAGGAACAAGGCACTTCAGACATTAATAGGGACACCACAATTATTTCGTTTGTATTGGTATAATATATCCAATATGAAAGGAAGTATTTTTGGCTGGGCAGTAGTAGGAATTTGCGTTGGTATTTATCTATTCTTTACTGGATTTCGTAAATTATGGTATAAGCGACTAATTCAGAATATCCCTACTTCTAAAATTCGTTCTATCGCAATGGGACTGGTTGAAATTCAAGGAATAGCAATACCTGATATTATTCTTGTCTCTCATTATACAAAACAACAATGTGTTTTTTATCATATCATTATGGAACGACTTGTAATACATAAAAATTCGGTTAATTGGGTAAAAGAATTTGAAATGAAAAGTAATATACCTTTTTTCCTTCAAGACGATACAGGCACTGTAATAATAGACCCTGTTGGTGCAGAAATAGATATACCTTTAAGATACACTCACATGGAAGGCAATAAGAGATATAAAGAATATTACATAAAAATAAAGGAACCTATTTATGTTCTTGGAACAGCAAAAAGTATAGAAAGTATTGAGGAACACATACAGAAAGAGGTTGAAACAAGAATAAAAGCAATAATTGAAAGCCCGGAAGAAAAACAGAAATTAGATATCAACAAAGACATGTGGATTGATGAAAATGAATGGCAGTTAGCAAAACAAAGAATAATGGAAGAGATAAAAGAGAAATTTAGGGCAACACAGGGAAAAATATCCTCAAAAAATTTCCCTCCTGACTATCTTAAAAATGTTATTATTGGCAAAGGTGAACTTGACAGACATTTTTTTATTTCAAATAAAAGCGAAAAAGAAATAGTGGGTGAGTATAAATACAGGGTATTTCTTTATATCATTGGTGGTGCTATACTTACTTTGCTCTGTTTAAAAATAGTCATTTCTTTTATATTTTAAAAAGGAGGGGGAAAATGGGAATTATTGTAGCTGTATTTGTTGCTTTTGTGGTTATAGGTCTCTTACTATACTTCATAAGTGTCTATAATGGATTGATACGCCTGAGTAGAGATATAGAAAAAAACTGGGCAAATATAGATGTTCTTCTTAAACAGCGATATGATGAGATTGGAAAACTGATAAAGGTCTGTGAGGGATATATGAAATATGAGCGAGAAACATTAGAAAAAATCGTGGGACTAAGAACAGAATATTTGAAAACTGATTCAGTAGAAGAGAAGAAAAAAATTGATGGGGAAATTACAGGGGCATTAAAAACAATATTTGCTGTTGCAGAAAATTATCCAGAATTAAAATCAAACAATAACTTTATACAACTGCAGAATAGAATCAGTGAACTTGAAAATAGTATTGCAGATAGAAGAGAATTGTATAATGATAGTGTTAATCTTTATAATATACGAATTCATCAGATACCTGACAAGTTTGTTGCAACAATGTTAAATTATAAAGATAAACCACTTTTTGAAGTAAGTCCCGAAGAAAAAAAAGATGTAGAGATAAAATTTGATTTTCCTAAATGACTAATGCTCTCACCATAAAGAAATAAGATACCCAAAAATTAAATTATTTTTGACAGAAATATTAAAAATAAGTTATTTTATTTATAATATGAAAACTGAAATTTCTGGCACCACTCAATATTTATGGAATGATTTACCTCAGTTAACTGAAAAAGAGATATTTTTAAGTAAATTAAAAGGAAACGGGAAGAGATACAAAAGATATTTAGGGTCTCCTTTAAGGTATGCAGGAGGAAAAAGTTGGGCAGTTGGATATGTAATAGAAAAATTACCTGATAATATCAATCGCCTAATATCTCCATTTTTCGGTGCTGGTTCTATTGAAATTGCAGTTGCAAAAGAATTAGGAATTGATGTTCTTGGATTTGATATATTTGATATTCTAATAAATTATTGGCAGGTTCAAATTAAAAATCCTTTTAAGTTATATCAGAAATTATTAAAATTAAAACCAGATAAAGAAACATACAATAAAGTTAAAACGATATTAAAAGAACACTGGGAAGGGAAAAGAAAACTTTCTTCTTTGAAATTAGCAACCTACTATTATTTTAATCATAATCTTTCTTATGGTCCAGGATTTTTGGGCTGGATGTCAAGTGTATATGCTAATGAAAAAACATATCATAATCTTATTAAGAGAGTTAAGGACTTTAATGTGCAGAATATAAAAATTGAGTGTTGTTCATTTGAAAAAGTTATTCCTGAATTTAAAAATGACTTTTTATATTGTGACCCCCCTTACTATTTAGGAAAAGACAGCACTCTTTTTAAAGGACTTTATCCTCAAAGAAATTTTCCAATCCATCATAATAATTTTAACCATAAATTACTGAGAGACCTTTTATTAAATCATAGAGGCGGATTTATTTTATCTTATAATGATTCACCAACAATAAGGAATTGGTATAATGACTTTGTAATTGTTGAATTACCCATTCATTATACAATGGGGCAGGGAGAAACAAGAATAGGAGTTAATCGTAAAAGAGATAATAGAAATCATATCAAAAAAACAAAAGAATTGTTGATAATTAAAGAGCAAAAAAGATGACAAAGAAAAAGGCAATGACTTCTGCGAAAGCAAGTTATGTAAAAAGAAAAGGACATGCAGATGCTCGTGAATTTGCTGAATGCTTAGGAATTGGGAAAGAATTTAAAAATGACCCAAAAGCAAAAAAAGACATAATTGACTCTGAAGGATATTCATACTCAGTGAAAAGTGGCGAAAAGAAATGGCAAATTTTTCTTTATGGAAAAACAAGGTTTGAAAATGATTATACTTTTAAAGGTATGAATGGAATAGGAGATTTATTACTGGAATGTATAGAAACTTTTCCTTCTCAAAGAAGTGATTATTTGCAAAATAAAGAATTATATAAAAAAAGATTACAGGAACCAATGAAGAAATTATGTGAGAAATTAAAAGAAAAAAGAATTCTTTCTGCATTTATAGATAAAAGCATGTTCAATAGTGGAGAAGTTGATTTTTTAGTTATAAAAGATGGAAACATTTTTCATGTTTTTGGGAATAGAGATGTCGTAGAAATTTTAACAAACCTTTTTGAGGTTGAGAATTCTAAAAGTAGAGGTGAAGGGCAATTTGACGCTCAAAAAGTAATTTTTAAAGTCCAAGACAGAACTTTTGGAGAAATTGAAATGAGAAATGATAGTGAGGTTCATTATCGCGAAATAAAATTCTGGATGGATAAAAAATTAATATTTAATCTCCTTCAATCCCAAATAAAACAAAAGGGCAATTTTAATGATAGAATAATTCTTTATGGTAGTTCTATAAGAAAATTATTAAAACTAAAGCAAAACAAAAAATCCTAAAATAAACATTATCTTCAAAGGATTTATAAAAACAAATTAATTATGGAAAAATATGAAGTAGTTGTTATTGGGGCAGGTCCTTCAGGTATTTTTTCTTCAATTTTTGCCAAACAAAATAAAAAAGAAGTATCTTTAATTGAAAGAAATGATACCATTGGAAAGAAAATTTTCTTAACAGGAAATGGAAGATGTAATTTAACAAGTCATAATGAAATTGATGAGTTTATAAGCAAATATAGAAACGGGAAATTTCTTATAAATGCTTTTTCAAAATTTTTCAATAAAGACCTGATTGAATTTTTTGAAAAAAATGGATTAAAACTTAAAGTTGAAAGAGGGAAAAGGGTCTACCCTGCATCTGATAAAGCAGAAGATGTAGTAAAAACACTAAAAACAATTATTGATAAAAGAGGAGTTAAATTGTTTTTGAAAAATAGAGTACAAAACATTGAAAAAGCAGAAAATAAATTTATTATAAAAACAGATAAAAATATAATAGAGGCAAAAAAAATTGTAATAGCAACTGGGGGAAAAAGTTTTCCAGAAACAGGGTCAGAAGGTGATGGATATACATTGGCAAAAGAATTTGGGCATACAATTTATGGACCCTTTCCCGCCTTATGTGGGATTGAAATAAAAGAAAATTTCATAAAAAAATGGCAGGGCATTACACTTAAAAATGTCAAAATAAAGGCAGTTTTGAATAAAAAAGTAATTGGAGAAGAGTTTGGAGAAGTTTTGTTTACTCATTATGGAATAAGTGGACCTGCTGTTTTAAATTTGAGTGGAGATGTTTCTGAAAATATATCAAAAGGAGAAATAAAAATATCAATAAATTTAAAGCCGGCCTTAAATTATGAGAAACTTGAAAAGCGTCTTGAAAGAGAATTCATAAGTAATCCCAATAAAGAAATTAAAAATGTTTTTAAAAATCTTCTTCCCAATAAGATGATTGATGAGTTTTTATATCAATGTGGAATTATGACAGAGAAAAAGGCAAATCAAATAACAAAAGAAGAAAGGAAAATACTTGTTTCAAATTTACTTTCATTTAATTTAAGTGTTAAAAAGACAAGGGATTTTTCAGATAGTATGGTAACAAGAGGAGGAGTAGTAGTAAAAGAAATAAATCCAAAAACAATGGAGTCAAAAATTGTCAAAGGTATATATTTTGCAGGAGAAATAATAGATATTGATGGA
The DNA window shown above is from bacterium and carries:
- the purH gene encoding bifunctional phosphoribosylaminoimidazolecarboxamide formyltransferase/IMP cyclohydrolase, translated to MINIRRAILSVSDKRGIVELANFLKKFNVEILSTGGTAKILRENGIEVKDVSEFTSFPEILEGRVKTLHPKIYGGILSIRDNEKHQKQMEENNLVPIDLIVCNLYPFEETLKKGATDEEIIENIDIGGPTMIRAGAKNYKYVVVVIKPEMYKELMAEMGKNNGKVSEDFSFRCAGYVFNFTSRYDYIISSYFKSKIEKKEFEDEIDIRLVKVSDLRYGENPHQVAAWYRFSDKEFERKQLQGKELSFNNLLDMESTYLLVNQFKENACVITKHTNPCGVAIGENLVEAYEKALQTDPLSAFGGIIGFNRKVGIDVAKIIIKQFYEVIIAPDYEEEALEIFKKKENMRIIKSPQIPTYKYDFRSLNDGFLIQTPDLIDMEKFEVVTEKKPTDEEIEALKFSWVVCKFVKSNAIVIGTKGQTLGIGAGQMSRFDSARVAVMKMKDNFKEKVNLVVMASDAFFPFPDSVEYVVKEGRVTAIIQPGGSLKDKEVIDVCNKLGVSMILTGTRHFRH
- a CDS encoding LemA family protein → MGIIVAVFVAFVVIGLLLYFISVYNGLIRLSRDIEKNWANIDVLLKQRYDEIGKLIKVCEGYMKYERETLEKIVGLRTEYLKTDSVEEKKKIDGEITGALKTIFAVAENYPELKSNNNFIQLQNRISELENSIADRRELYNDSVNLYNIRIHQIPDKFVATMLNYKDKPLFEVSPEEKKDVEIKFDFPK
- a CDS encoding DNA adenine methylase, which codes for MKTEISGTTQYLWNDLPQLTEKEIFLSKLKGNGKRYKRYLGSPLRYAGGKSWAVGYVIEKLPDNINRLISPFFGAGSIEIAVAKELGIDVLGFDIFDILINYWQVQIKNPFKLYQKLLKLKPDKETYNKVKTILKEHWEGKRKLSSLKLATYYYFNHNLSYGPGFLGWMSSVYANEKTYHNLIKRVKDFNVQNIKIECCSFEKVIPEFKNDFLYCDPPYYLGKDSTLFKGLYPQRNFPIHHNNFNHKLLRDLLLNHRGGFILSYNDSPTIRNWYNDFVIVELPIHYTMGQGETRIGVNRKRDNRNHIKKTKELLIIKEQKR
- a CDS encoding NAD(P)/FAD-dependent oxidoreductase; protein product: MEKYEVVVIGAGPSGIFSSIFAKQNKKEVSLIERNDTIGKKIFLTGNGRCNLTSHNEIDEFISKYRNGKFLINAFSKFFNKDLIEFFEKNGLKLKVERGKRVYPASDKAEDVVKTLKTIIDKRGVKLFLKNRVQNIEKAENKFIIKTDKNIIEAKKIVIATGGKSFPETGSEGDGYTLAKEFGHTIYGPFPALCGIEIKENFIKKWQGITLKNVKIKAVLNKKVIGEEFGEVLFTHYGISGPAVLNLSGDVSENISKGEIKISINLKPALNYEKLEKRLEREFISNPNKEIKNVFKNLLPNKMIDEFLYQCGIMTEKKANQITKEERKILVSNLLSFNLSVKKTRDFSDSMVTRGGVVVKEINPKTMESKIVKGIYFAGEIIDIDGKTGGYNLQASFSTGYVAGISV